The genome window tccggtactcctgttttttgcatccgacagcaggcagtgagtttgagaaatttttttcaattctatcagacgtccggtgcaagctttttgtgcgtccgacagcaaacaaaaatattttagcaatcatttttctctatcggacgtccggtgaagacctattcagcgtccgatggtttcgtccattttgaagaatcctatcggacgtccgatacttgcgtCCTATTGAGGTCAGTGATCCAggggaaatgtcttatttccttcggacttccggtggtggagttcttcatgcatccgaaattgtacaatgattatcggacgtccgttccaaACACCCgatagctttcagcagcctttgtctctttcaattgcacttgatctttgaatctgatttgtttcacaactgaaaatatttcttgaagagatattataattatccattattttttaaacacaaaacactagggaccaaggtcaacaatttccccctttttgattttgacaaaaaaatggacggaagaaaaaaaattttgcatatgagtataaactccctctcactcaatgcatcaaaaaattttataaacacAGAACAACTCCCCCTTTCAACTAGCATCCAttaagtcaactagccgttgcagtatcggacatccggtactcctattttttgtgtccgacagcaggcagtgaatttgagaaaattttcttcaattttatctgacgtccggtgcaagctttttgtgcgtccgacagcaaacaaagagatttgagaaatcatcttgtttcaatcggacgtccggtgaagacatattcagcgtccgatggtgtcgttcattttgaagaatcctatcggactttcgatgcttgcgtccgatcgaggtcaatGTTCCGGGGAaatatcttatttccttcggacgtccggtggtggagttctacATGCATCCGTAAttgtacaatgattatcggacgtccgatccatacACCCGATAgttttcagcagcctttgtctctttcaattgcacttgatctttgaatctgatttgcttcacaactgaaaatatttcttgaagagatattataattatccattattttttaaacacaaaaaactagggaccaaggtcaacattttccccctttttgattttgacaaaacaagggatggaagaaaaaatttttttgcatatgagtataaactccctctcactcaatgcatcaaaaatttttataaacacagaacaactccccctttcaccTAGCATCCAtttagtcaactagccgttgcagtatcggacatccggtactcctattttttgtgtccgacagcaggcagtgaatttgagaaaattttcttcaattttatctgacgtccggtgcaagctttttgtgcgtccgacagcaaacaaagagatttgagaaatcatattGTTTcaatcggacgtccggtgaagacatattcagcgtccgatggtgtcgttcattttgaagaatcctatcggactttcgatgcttgcgtccgatcgaggtcaatGTTCCGGGGAaatatcttatttccttcggacgtccggtggtggagttcttcatgcatccgaaattgtacaatgattatcggacgtccgatccatacACCCGATAgttttcagcagcctttgtctctttttttttttttttttttaaaggagaACTCCCCAACTTTTATTAAAAACGAAACTATCCGACGGAGGTAAAACCCCACCCGTCAATACAGGCCAAAGATAGGAAACAATTCCTAACAATTAAAGTTGCGAATATATGGATAGCCGTTCGCATCCAAATTAATCAACGACCGGGTTCGACTTGGAAGCATGTGATAAGATTGGAAGGAAACATGTGAACTCCCCAGAGATAACGCTGCTAAACTGTCTGCCACAGCATTCGCCTCGCGGTAAATATGTGTAATGGTCCCCTTCACTTTGCATAGCAACAAACGAATTTGGCTTAAAACACAACACAAGGGCCACTTACCAACCGAATGTCCAGTAACCAGCCGAGCCAACGCTAGAGAATCCACCTCAACTAAAATATCTGACAACCCTGCCCCAACACACCACTGTAGACCAGCCAACACTGCCAACCCCTCCGCCTGTACCACCTCACAATCCCCGAACTCCTTATAAAAAGCACCAAGCATCTTCCTCTCAAAATCTCGTATCACTCCACCGCCCTTAGCCAACCCGTTCACCACACTAGCATCGGTGTTCATTTTGACTGACCCTCGAGGAGGTTTCATCCAAGATATAACCTTCGGACATAAGGCTTTGACTGGTTTGATCCGAAAATACCGCGCAAAATACGTATCCATATCCCCTTCCAACTGACCTCGGCTTAACATACGTGCAGCCCCCGCTACAGCCAACCACCCATTGATATTAAAGATAACTTTAGCACAGGTTGAGGGGATATTACCAAACCGAGCATCATTTCTACTCCGCCACAGAAACCACAACACGACCACTGGTATAACACACCTAATATGATCCAAGCGCCCAGTCCCCGAAGACTGTATCCACACCACTAGCAGCGAAGAAACACATGAGAAGGACCTCCACGGGATGCCGCAAGCTAGAAAAAAATGCCGCCAAACAGTACTTGCTAGCCTGCCCTGCACAAAAATATGCTGCGACGACTCCGCTGCAACCCCACAACAATTACACTTAGAAGCCAAAGAAATTCCTCTACCCCGGAGCATGTCGTCCAGCGGGAGAAAATCACCCAAAATCCGCCAAACTAGATAAGACATCTTTAAAGGCAGCAAAGGGCACCAAATCCCACGCCAAACCAATGACCGATTACGCCGTTGTCTAATTAACTCCCAGGCTGATGACACGGTGAACCTACCATCCGCTGAAGGAGCCCACACCAATTCATCCTTAAGGGTCGGGTCCACTATTGTTTGGGAAATAACATTAACAACAGATCGAGGAAGAACCTGGAGAAGCCGCTCAGTATTCCACCCCTCAGAGCTATAAAACTCAGCTACTAAAAAATGAGTAGGCACTTCATCAACCTGCCCCCGAAGCGGTTCGTCGAGAAGCCATCTATCATGCCACAAATCAACGAACCCCTCACCAATGCACCAACGAATATTGCCTTCAGATATAGCACGAATCGAGCAGAGCCGTTTCCATGTAGCCGACCCGACACCAGCTGCAGCCAAAAGGGGGTGCTGGCCACCAACGTACTTACGATGCATAAACCTTGCCCACGGAGAAGAATTTTGCCGTAATCTCCACCATAATTTCATTGCAAAGGCTCTCTCTAAGTCCAACAAAGAGCGAAAGCCTAAGCCCCCTTCTTCAACTGGAAAACATAATTTCTCCCAAGAAGCCCAGTGAATCCGTCTACCATCCTTGCCATCCCACAAAAATGCATTAAACAGCCTGCCTAACTTAAGCAAAACCCCCTTGGTTGGTCTTGTAACCTGCAGCAAATATAGAGGCATTGAGCTCAACACATGACGAAGTAAGATGAGCTTTCCTCCAGCAGAAAGGAACCGAGAACTCCAATGATGGAGCTTATTTCTAACGGAAGAAAGAACTCCATCAAACAGGATAGTTTTACTACGGCCAAGGTAAAGCGGAACTCCCAAATATTTGACAGGCCAAAACTGCTGCTGAAAACCTGTTAGCTGCTGAATTAAACTGATAACAGTCGAAGGAAGCTTCGCCGAACAAAGGAAGCGACTCTTGGCGAGATTAACTCTCTGCCCGGAAAGAGTCTCATACAGCCGTAATAAAGAGGACACCGCCTGCAGACTATCCGGCGACGCCCGCGTGAAAATTACCATGTCATCAGCAAACGCAAGAAATGGGACCAGACCTCCTTTGGACAGAAATCTAAATCCCTTATTGCTAGAAAATAACTGATGTAGTCCCCTTCCAAGAAATTCAGCTACAAAGAGGAAAAGAGTGGAAGATAATGGATCTCCCTGACGAACTCCTCTAGACGATTTGAAAAAACCCGTGAGCTCCCCATTAATCAACACAGAAAACCAGACGTTGGATATCAAACGAAAAATCAGATCTACTACCCCTTCCTTACAGCCAATCTCCCGAAGCATGTATAATAAGAACCCCCATTCCACCCTGTCATATGCCTTCTCCATATCCAATTTCAATACCACGTTAGGATGGCGCAGCTTCTtgtccaaatccagaattaaTTCCTGAGCCAACAGAACATTATCCTGTATACCCCTGCCCGGTATAAAACCAGTCTGAAACTCTAAAATCAGCTTAGGGAGAAGCTGATTAATGCGGGTAGACAAAATTTTAGAAATGATCTTCGAACTAACGTTAGATAAACTGATTGGTCGGAAATCCTTCCACTCACATGCACCTTCCTTTTTAGGCAATAAAATGATCGTGGTACTTGTAAATCCGCGAGGCATCATGGCACCAGCGAAAAACTCATTCACCGCATCCATGAAATCATCCTTGATACACTCCCAGCAACCTTGATAAAAACCCCCTCCGAATCCATCAGGTCCCGCCGCACTCTGAGGGTCCATCGAACAAATTACCTCATACACTTCCTCTGTCGAAGGTGATTTCAGCAACATGTCATTCTCCTCCTGCGTTAGCTTGGGGAAATCAAGGGATGGTCTGAAGCCAGAACAAACATTGCA of Coffea arabica cultivar ET-39 chromosome 5c, Coffea Arabica ET-39 HiFi, whole genome shotgun sequence contains these proteins:
- the LOC140007234 gene encoding uncharacterized protein codes for the protein MAALLHGEAPPIVRPPKTFASILSQPPSSSPGIGQLSTYKGEPSLVISRQDLLQIAAPYSNALVGRFAVGRPSMELIRKFLVSLGLRGECPIGLLDSKHILLRPAEAEDYTRLWCRKSWYVGKFHMSLSKWTIDFQPGAESSIAPVWVNFPGLPLPFFEKHFLFKLGSLLGRPLKVDEATASLKRPSVARILLEVDVLQSPKSRIWIGDDQWGFWQKIEYDDYPSYCVCCSLIGHTEATCHRKHPELRPVRRSVPASKPQVRQVFQPKGVVVGSIPVVDDIPGVQEPDKGILAPDGSFSDIPSSSSNPRGKAPQPDESGFVSGVPATSMGPTADTQMGKVCLLSLQSASAVRIYERKSSSLSPTRRQGHRLVRSHSEGRSGVRGPSLAELKSFQARLSNRFQASKLCCAPVDSGFSPEDTDSHLLHTCHKGRSRQPRKHDGTISSAHYNLRLLVLLEPLANVTHLESVQLFLGFDFARSFVHNKIWIFWCSDARYSFVEAVDQLVHIYLTFPSGSSFIISAVYAKCTRIGRRRLWEELEHFSTSISFPWIAVGDYNVVSCAEERVGGSSLNIRDLEEFNSAVTRSGLFPVQFDGSAFTWTNGRMWQRLDRAFVNGVWMSDVDLTRVAHLQRGRSDHCPLLVSGGGTTSRRSSFRFLNVWRGHSSFQQTVKSAWVQPVSGVGMQKFFNKLQVVKGALARWNVEVFGNVSQRVRVAADILLAKEALYDQHRDAVSRTAVHEARAVHSRELAIEGEFWRQKAAIKWIKEGDANTAFFHAMVKHKRSSNFIARIRGSGDSWLDTIGDIKTSASEFFSKLFTADCNVCSGFRPSLDFPKLTQEENDMLLKSPSTEEVYEVICSMDPQSAAGPDGFGGGFYQGCWECIKDDFMDAVNEFFAGAMMPRGFTSTTIILLPKKEGACEWKDFRPISLSNVSSKIISKILSTRINQLLPKLILEFQTGFIPGRGIQDNVLLAQELILDLDKKLRHPNVVLKLDMEKAYDRVEWGFLLYMLREIGCKEGVVDLIFRLISNVWFSVLINGELTGFFKSSRGVRQGDPLSSTLFLFVAEFLGRGLHQLFSSNKGFRFLSKGGLVPFLAFADDMVIFTRASPDSLQAVSSLLRLYETLSGQRVNLAKSRFLCSAKLPSTVISLIQQLTGFQQQFWPVKYLGVPLYLGRSKTILFDGVLSSVRNKLHHWSSRFLSAGGKLILLRHVLSSMPLYLLQVTRPTKGVLLKLGRLFNAFLWDGKDGRRIHWASWEKLCFPVEEGGLGFRSLLDLERAFAMKLWWRLRQNSSPWARFMHRKYVGGQHPLLAAAGVGSATWKRLCSIRAISEGNIRWCIGEGFVDLWHDRWLLDEPLRGQVDEVPTHFLVAEFYSSEGWNTERLLQVLPRSVVNVISQTIVDPTLKDELVWAPSADGRFTVSSAWELIRQRRNRSLVWRGIWCPLLPLKMSYLVWRILGDFLPLDDMLRGRGISLASKCNCCGVAAESSQHIFVQGRLASTVWRHFFLACGIPWRSFSCVSSLLVVWIQSSGTGRLDHIRCVIPVVVLWFLWRSRNDARFGNIPSTCAKVIFNINGWLAVAGAARMLSRGQLEGDMDTYFARYFRIKPVKALCPKVISWMKPPRGSVKMNTDASVVNGLAKGGGVIRDFERKMLGAFYKEFGDCEVVQAEGLAVLAGLQWCVGAGLSDILVEVDSLALARLVTGHSVGKWPLCCVLSQIRLLLCKVKGTITHIYREANAVADSLAALSLGSSHVSFQSYHMLPSRTRSLINLDANGYPYIRNFNC